In Chrysoperla carnea chromosome 2, inChrCarn1.1, whole genome shotgun sequence, the following proteins share a genomic window:
- the LOC123291365 gene encoding probable ATP-dependent RNA helicase DDX31 — MTTEDISLSLNITSKPAPTKNKKAQKKKKPFNIKRQPKVKEDLLQRTLLAREKLDHANKTAVGNVNKPSNENKLPTLIPTRRDLEKYINQTIGESKSKNVGKIKNKVSSDTLQKSDDSEGGKQFSKKQKRSADLDTDVQSSKRQKFDNQDFDTAHEVKDNKYKKNFNKKASNTQSGKTSSLFGNNPEIPKIGQRLVKPIKEEIFSGSKFSDLPIHPHSIKNLADVLNITELTSIQKKAFPSLLEGFDALIRSQTGSGKTLTYALPIIEKLQAVRPKLNRSDGIRALIIVPTRELALQTYELLIKLVKPFTWIVPGYLVGGEKRKAEKARLRKGITVLIGTPGRLIDHVQNTNSVKLDKVKFLVLDEADRMLDMGYEKDVKSLLEALESHRNPSTYDPIALLKNSVKKFKDSDDDEQIEASEEINKEITEDEKSNSISVEELNKRRLQTVLLSATLSPKVQKLAGLTLTDPKNIDVSAENFDQQLTSAQIPIKEGDLTTGLDLEQFVIPDSVTQSYVVIPPKLRLVTLSSFIIGKANKNCKILIFMATQDMIDFHTELLSAILVRGENDKDIDIDSDAEVETEDSEIKDSDSGSESDNENTSSCLVNVQFFKLHGSMNQKERTDVFKTFRSVKTGVLFCTDVAARGLDLPLVDCVVQYTGPTTAADYVHRVGRTARAGAKGEAIIFLSPTELEFVRLLESRRIRFKQTKMDLSNLSVALDNVSSSSEEAATVLQQRFENAVLESKQLKDMAYKAYSSWVRFYACYPKDMRKCFSMKDVHLGHYAKSFALRDPPSAIGGVGHRFANKNNQSKKFSARKGGPNARNNQRDGNKQQGRTQRLIVSEFESGLPSKKKKHK, encoded by the exons ATGACTACCGAAGATATAAGTTTGAGTTTGAATATAACGTCTAAACCTGCACCAACTAAAAACAAGAAG GCccagaaaaagaaaaaaccatttaatataaaaagacaACCGAAGGTTAAGGAAGATCTTTTACAACGAACATTATTAGCACGTGAAAAACTTGATCACGCCAATAAAACAGCCGTTGGTAATGTAAATAAACCATCAAATGAGAATAAATTACCAACTTTAATACCCACAAGGAGAGATCttgaaaaatacattaatcaaACAATTGGTGAATCAAAGTCGAAAAATGtcgggaaaattaaaaataaagttagttCGGATACACTTCAAAAATCAGATGATTCAGAAGGCGGCAAGCAGTTCTCAAAGAAGCAAAAACGTTCAGCTGATCTAGACACAGATGTTCAATCGTCTAAGAGACAAAAGTTTGACAATCAAGATTTTGATACTGCCCATGAAGTTAaagacaataaatataaaaagaactttaataaaaaagcaaGTAACACCCAATCAGGAAAAACGTCTTCACTATTCGGAAACAATCCAGAAATACCTAAAATTGGACAACGTCTTGTTAAAccaattaaagaagaaatattttctgGTAGTAAGTTTAGTGATTTGCCGATTCATCcgcattcaataaaaaatcttgCCGATGTTCTGAATATTACCGAATTAACCAGCATTCAAAAGAAGGCTTTTCCTTCCTTACTCGAAGGATTTGATGCTCTG ataCGATCTCAAACTGGGTCGGGAAAAACTTTGACCTATGCATTACCTATTATTGAGAAGTTACAAGCTGTTCGTCCAAAATTAAATCGTTCTGATGGTATTCGAGCGTTAATAATTGTTCCAACTAGAGAATTAGCTTTGCAGACTTACGAATTActtataaaattagttaaa cCTTTTACTTGGATAGTCCCAGGTTATCTGGTGGGCGGTGAAAAACGCAAAGCTGAGAAAGCCAGACTTCGAAAAGGTATAACAGTTCTTATTGGTACGCCAGGCCGATTAATCGATCatgtacaaaatacaaattctGTTAAATTGGATAAAGTGAAATTTCTGGTACTTGACGAAGCCGATCGTATGTTGGATATGGGATATGAAAAAGACGTTAAGAG TTTATTAGAAGCTTTGGAATCACATAGAAATCCGTCAACATACGACCCAAttgcattattaaaaaattcagttaaaaagtttaaagataGTGACGATGATGAACAAATAGAAGCTTCGGAAGAAATCAACAAAGAAATTACAGAAGATGAAAAATCAAATTCCATATCTGtggaagaattaaataaaagacGTTTGCAAACCGTTTTATTATCAGCAACCTTATCGcctaaagttcaaaaattagcCGGCTTGACATTAActgatccaaaaaatattgatgtaagTGCTGAGAATTTCGATCAACAATTGACAAGTGCACAAATACCCATTAAAGAAGGCGATTTGACTACTGGGCTGGATTTAGAACAGTTTGTGATTCCCGATAGCGTGACACAAAGCTATGTTGTAATTCCACCCAAATTACGTTTGGTCACATTATCAAGCTTCATTATTggtaaagcaaataaaaattgtaaaatattaatatttatggcGACCCAGGATATGATCGATTTTCACACGGAATTATTAAGTGCGATTTTGGTTCGCGGTGAAAATGATAAAGATATTGATATTGATAGTGATGCTGAAGTAGAAACTGAAGACAGTGAAATAAAAGATAGTGATTCTGGTAGTGAAAGTGATAATGAAAATACTTCCTCGTGTTTAGTGAATgtgcaatttttcaaattacatgGCTCGATGAATCAAAAAGAACGTACGGATGTATTTAAAACGTTTCGATCAGTGAAAACTGGCGTTCTTTTCTGCACG GATGTAGCTGCAAGAGGTTTAGATTTACCACTAGTAGATTGTGTAGTACAATATACTGGCCCTACAACGGCTGCCGATTATGTGCATCGTGTAGGACGTACTGCTCGAGCAGGTGCTAAAGGTGAAGCAATCATATTTCTTTCACCAACTGAATTGGAATTTGTGCGTTTATTAGAAAGTCGAAGGATACG atttaaacaaacaaaaatggatttatcaaatttatcggTGGCATTAGATAACGTATCCTCATCATCAGAAGAAGCGGCAACTGTATTACAGCAAAGATTTGAAAATGCTGTATTAGAAAGTAAACAATTGAAAGATATGGCTTATAAAG CCTATTCTTCGTGGGTGCGTTTCTATGCTTGTTATCCAAAAGATATGCGTAAGTGTTTTTCAATGAAAGATGTTCATTTAGGGCATTACGCAAAAAGTTTTGCACTACGTGATCCACCTAGTGCTATTGGAGGTGTTGGACATcgatttgcaaataaaaataatcaaag TAAGAAGTTTTCTGCTCGAAAAGGAGGACCTAACGCAAGAAACAATCAACGAGATGGCAATAAACAGCAGGGTCGCACACAACGACTGATCGTATCAGAATTTGAAAGTGGATTGCCATCAAAGAAGAAGAaacataagtaa